Proteins from one Oscillatoria nigro-viridis PCC 7112 genomic window:
- a CDS encoding transglycosylase domain-containing protein, producing the protein MSTNAVRKNTENSAPVFEFVQSVSKVTAGTILSMTMLASSVVAGGLVGLAISFRNLPDVRILQTYSPTETTHIYDINGKPLASIHDEANRDVVPLDQISPNLKRAVLAIEDSNFFTHKGINPGGIARALLVNLEKGRTVEGGSTMTMQLVKNLFLSPQSKVSRKIAEAVMSIRLEQILTKDQILQLYLNQIYLGHNLYGVETASRSYFNKSASNLTLAEGAMLAGLISAPEEYSPFVNYKLAKERQTTVLSRMKDLKWITPAQETAARQEKIKLGKITSFGGSQVPYVTQAVVQELTRRFGRDAVVKGGMRVQTTIDLKMQRIAEETVKAWHTRLYYQGLFYDRDEGQIALAAVDPRTHFVKAMVGGVDYEKSQFNRAIQARRQPGSSFKPFVYYAAFASGKYSPDSVVYDSPVGYRDGDGYYYPQNYGGGFSGAVSIRRALEVSLNVPAVKLGQEVGLNKVIEICRVLGIRSPMEPVISLPLGAVDLTPLEMAGAFATFANNGWHSDTTFIVQVTDSSGNVLLDNTPKPKLVLNSWAAASVNSALQGVINNGTARAAQLGRPAAGKTGTTSSERDIWFVGYVPQLSVAVWMGNDNYRPMSYGATGGTIVAPVWRDFMSQALEGIPAESFKPASSFERP; encoded by the coding sequence GTGTCAACCAACGCAGTCCGCAAAAACACGGAAAACTCAGCCCCCGTATTCGAGTTTGTTCAGTCAGTCAGTAAAGTGACCGCCGGAACCATACTCAGCATGACAATGCTTGCCAGTTCCGTAGTCGCTGGCGGACTGGTTGGCTTAGCGATCAGCTTCCGCAATTTGCCAGATGTTCGCATCTTGCAAACCTACTCTCCCACAGAAACTACCCACATTTACGACATCAACGGCAAGCCCCTAGCCAGCATCCACGACGAAGCCAACCGGGATGTCGTACCCCTTGACCAAATCTCCCCGAACCTGAAACGAGCTGTTCTGGCGATCGAAGATAGCAACTTCTTCACCCACAAAGGCATCAACCCCGGCGGGATAGCCCGAGCTCTCCTAGTCAACCTAGAGAAAGGTAGAACCGTGGAAGGCGGCTCGACTATGACTATGCAGCTAGTCAAGAACCTGTTTCTATCTCCCCAGTCAAAAGTTAGTCGCAAGATAGCTGAAGCGGTAATGTCTATCCGCTTGGAGCAAATTCTCACCAAAGACCAAATTCTGCAACTATACCTAAATCAAATCTACTTAGGTCACAACTTGTACGGGGTAGAGACAGCCTCTCGAAGCTATTTCAACAAGTCAGCAAGTAATTTGACTCTTGCAGAAGGAGCGATGCTGGCCGGCTTAATTTCTGCCCCCGAAGAATACAGTCCTTTCGTCAATTACAAGTTGGCAAAAGAGCGGCAAACAACCGTTTTAAGCCGCATGAAGGATCTTAAATGGATTACGCCGGCCCAAGAGACTGCTGCCCGCCAGGAAAAAATTAAGCTAGGCAAAATTACCTCTTTTGGCGGATCTCAAGTTCCTTACGTAACACAAGCCGTAGTCCAGGAACTGACGAGGCGTTTCGGGCGAGATGCCGTGGTTAAGGGAGGAATGCGCGTTCAAACCACGATCGACCTCAAAATGCAGCGCATAGCCGAAGAAACAGTCAAAGCGTGGCACACTCGGCTTTACTACCAAGGGCTGTTTTACGATCGCGACGAAGGTCAAATTGCCCTAGCCGCCGTCGATCCCCGCACCCACTTCGTGAAAGCAATGGTGGGCGGCGTCGATTACGAAAAGAGTCAGTTCAACCGCGCCATTCAAGCACGCCGCCAGCCCGGATCTTCTTTTAAGCCTTTTGTCTACTACGCTGCCTTTGCTAGCGGCAAATACAGCCCCGATTCAGTTGTATACGACTCCCCTGTCGGCTACCGCGACGGCGACGGCTACTACTACCCTCAAAACTACGGCGGCGGCTTCTCCGGTGCCGTCAGCATCCGCAGAGCTTTGGAAGTATCTCTCAACGTTCCCGCCGTCAAGCTTGGACAAGAAGTCGGATTGAATAAAGTGATTGAGATTTGCCGGGTGCTAGGCATCAGAAGTCCGATGGAACCGGTCATTTCTTTGCCGTTGGGTGCCGTTGACCTCACTCCTTTAGAAATGGCCGGAGCTTTTGCTACCTTCGCCAACAACGGCTGGCATTCTGACACCACGTTTATCGTGCAAGTCACTGACAGCAGTGGCAACGTCTTGCTCGACAATACGCCCAAACCCAAATTAGTTCTCAATTCCTGGGCGGCGGCATCTGTCAACAGTGCCCTGCAAGGGGTAATTAACAACGGAACGGCAAGGGCGGCCCAACTTGGACGACCGGCTGCCGGGAAAACAGGTACAACTTCTTCTGAACGGGATATCTGGTTTGTGGGTTACGTGCCGCAGTTGTCCGTGGCGGTTTGGATGGGCAACGACAATTATAGACCGATGAGCTACGGTGCTACTGGCGGTACTATTGTCGCCCCTGTTTGGCGTGATTTTATGAGCCAAGCTTTGGAAGGCATTCCCGCAGAAAGTTTCAAACCTGCTTCATCTTTTGAGCGGCCTTAA
- the tyrS gene encoding tyrosine--tRNA ligase, with the protein MMNDRSPMITPNLSALYRGVSEIFPDRPDSSNPDENLAQLLAKVDRPLRVKLGIDPTGSDIHLGHSICVRKLRAFQDAGHTAVLVIGDFTARIGDPTGKSEMRSQLSAEQVAENAKTYLDQVRPILDFDTPGRLEIRYNSEWLSKLDLAKILELLKTMTVQQMLAKEGFDNRMQQENAIYLHEFLYPLMQGYDSVALEADVELGGTDQKFNIAVGRDLQRHFGMKPQFGLLMPILIGTDGVQKMSKSLGNYVGLSEDPLSMYSKLEKIADSSIAQYFELLTDLPLDELPENPREKQKLLAVEVVRQYRGKEAAERAQQDAIALVKGAAGQADAVAEFSLASVQFPAKLFYILSASGLCKSSGEARKLMQGGGVKLDGDRVSDVNLTFESPADLCGKVLQVGKNKFVRLVS; encoded by the coding sequence ATGATGAACGATCGCTCCCCGATGATAACTCCTAACCTTTCAGCGCTTTACCGCGGCGTCAGCGAGATTTTTCCAGATCGACCTGATTCTAGCAACCCTGACGAAAATTTAGCTCAACTGCTGGCAAAAGTCGATCGACCGTTGCGCGTCAAACTGGGAATTGACCCGACAGGCAGTGACATTCACCTGGGACACAGCATTTGCGTCCGAAAGCTGCGAGCTTTTCAGGATGCCGGTCACACAGCGGTATTAGTCATCGGAGATTTTACCGCAAGAATTGGCGATCCGACAGGGAAGTCGGAGATGCGTAGCCAGTTGAGTGCCGAACAAGTGGCGGAAAATGCCAAGACTTATTTAGACCAAGTGCGTCCGATTCTAGATTTTGACACGCCCGGACGTTTGGAAATTCGCTACAACTCCGAGTGGTTGTCGAAATTGGACTTGGCGAAGATTTTGGAACTGCTGAAGACGATGACGGTGCAGCAGATGCTCGCTAAAGAGGGATTTGATAACAGGATGCAGCAGGAAAATGCGATTTATCTGCACGAGTTTCTGTACCCACTAATGCAAGGTTACGATTCGGTGGCTTTGGAAGCGGATGTGGAGTTGGGGGGAACCGACCAAAAGTTTAATATTGCGGTGGGGAGAGATTTGCAGCGGCATTTTGGGATGAAGCCGCAGTTTGGTTTGCTGATGCCGATTTTGATCGGGACTGACGGCGTACAAAAGATGTCGAAATCTTTGGGCAATTATGTGGGTTTGTCGGAAGACCCGCTGAGTATGTATTCTAAGCTGGAGAAAATTGCTGATAGTTCGATCGCCCAATATTTTGAACTATTGACAGATTTGCCGCTTGATGAATTGCCAGAAAATCCGCGAGAAAAACAGAAACTTTTGGCTGTGGAGGTGGTGCGCCAGTATCGGGGAAAGGAAGCGGCGGAACGCGCACAACAAGATGCAATTGCCCTGGTTAAAGGTGCTGCGGGACAAGCTGATGCTGTGGCGGAGTTTTCTTTGGCAAGTGTGCAGTTTCCGGCTAAGTTGTTTTATATTCTCAGTGCTAGCGGGCTTTGTAAAAGCAGCGGTGAGGCGCGGAAGTTGATGCAGGGCGGCGGGGTGAAGTTGGATGGCGATCGGGTTTCTGATGTTAATCTTACTTTTGAATCACCTGCTGATTTATGCGGTAAGGTTTTGCAGGTTGGGAAGAATAAGTTTGTGCGATTGGTGTCTTGA
- the pyrF gene encoding orotidine-5'-phosphate decarboxylase, with the protein MNADNRIIVALDVSSQEDAIALLDKLPDVSFWKVGLELFVSSGPGILEILKQREKRIFLDLKFHDIPNTVAGACRAAAKYNVDLLTIHSTCGKDALKAAQLALTEGAAAVDKPSPKLIAITLLTSLNSRQLAFELKIPLELPEYALHMALLAKETGLAGAVCSPQEVEQLRMSCGDDFLLVCPGVRPKWADGGDQKRSMTPKAAVKAGADYLVMGRPITAAPDPVAAFARICEELG; encoded by the coding sequence ATGAACGCTGATAATCGAATTATTGTTGCTTTGGATGTTTCGAGTCAGGAAGATGCGATCGCACTTCTTGACAAACTGCCTGATGTATCTTTTTGGAAAGTCGGTTTGGAACTGTTTGTGAGTTCCGGGCCGGGGATTTTGGAAATTTTAAAACAGCGGGAAAAGCGGATTTTTCTCGATTTGAAGTTTCACGATATCCCGAATACGGTGGCTGGTGCTTGTCGGGCTGCTGCTAAGTACAATGTGGATTTATTGACTATCCATTCTACTTGCGGTAAAGATGCTTTGAAAGCGGCACAGTTGGCTTTGACTGAAGGGGCGGCGGCTGTGGATAAACCGAGTCCTAAGTTGATTGCAATTACGCTGTTAACGAGTTTGAATTCGCGACAGTTGGCTTTTGAGTTGAAAATACCTTTGGAGTTGCCGGAATATGCTTTGCACATGGCATTGTTGGCTAAGGAAACGGGTTTAGCTGGGGCTGTTTGTTCTCCGCAAGAGGTGGAACAGTTAAGAATGAGTTGCGGGGATGATTTTCTGTTAGTTTGTCCCGGCGTGCGTCCGAAATGGGCCGATGGAGGCGATCAAAAACGATCGATGACTCCGAAGGCTGCTGTGAAAGCTGGTGCGGATTATCTGGTGATGGGGCGGCCAATTACTGCTGCGCCCGATCCGGTGGCGGCTTTTGCGCGTATTTGTGAAGAGTTGGGATAA
- a CDS encoding Bpu10I family restriction endonuclease: MFNLTQPHGDKLAALLDNEKLPPTDKRRVNQAIEHYKKWLETLKNIRADDLEVVPEMVSHLTSYKRYIDVELIFDSDDDFLYRQKGQLKLDNSIIEEFIPILVTTVFADSLKDKELSFGPTQCFSSLRFESSLKLSPKGGGMSIRAKEQDFAISRKIFLKASHNQDFKETTSREANIAYVAAECKTNLDKTMFQEGAATALDVKLSVPGAKYFLLCEWLDMSPISSSLTAIDEILILRKAKRLTSNIRKDFSTVKGRKKNKDSFVNHLDNNPFAPEVFMRFLKEIEGMIGKDELDEDDVLSRGYF; this comes from the coding sequence ATGTTTAATTTAACTCAACCACATGGAGACAAACTAGCAGCATTACTTGATAACGAGAAATTACCTCCTACAGATAAACGGCGTGTTAATCAAGCAATCGAACACTATAAAAAATGGTTGGAAACGCTTAAAAACATCAGGGCGGATGATCTGGAAGTTGTTCCAGAGATGGTATCCCATCTAACCTCCTATAAGCGATACATTGACGTTGAACTAATTTTTGACAGTGATGATGATTTTTTGTACCGTCAAAAAGGGCAATTAAAACTTGACAACTCAATTATTGAAGAATTTATACCTATCTTAGTTACAACCGTCTTTGCAGATTCATTAAAGGACAAAGAATTATCCTTTGGCCCAACACAGTGTTTTTCATCACTACGATTTGAGTCAAGTTTAAAACTCAGTCCAAAAGGCGGTGGGATGAGTATTCGAGCCAAGGAACAAGATTTTGCGATTAGTAGAAAAATATTTCTAAAAGCCTCTCATAACCAAGATTTTAAGGAGACTACCTCCCGCGAGGCAAATATTGCTTATGTTGCGGCTGAGTGTAAAACAAATCTTGATAAAACCATGTTTCAAGAGGGCGCAGCAACTGCCCTGGATGTAAAATTGAGTGTACCAGGAGCCAAGTATTTCTTGCTATGTGAGTGGCTTGATATGTCGCCGATTAGCTCATCACTCACAGCTATTGATGAGATACTAATTTTGAGAAAAGCCAAACGTTTAACGTCTAATATAAGAAAGGATTTTAGTACGGTAAAGGGAAGAAAGAAAAATAAAGATTCTTTTGTCAACCATCTCGATAACAACCCCTTTGCACCGGAAGTTTTTATGAGATTTTTAAAGGAGATTGAAGGAATGATTGGTAAAGATGAACTAGACGAAGATGACGTGCTCTCAAGAGGCTATTTTTAA